In the Mastacembelus armatus chromosome 16, fMasArm1.2, whole genome shotgun sequence genome, TTCTTCTATGACACTTTAGCCATTACTAACTCTTTTATGTTAACTTTCATTCACTACATTTCATGATCCATCTAACTTCTATGTTGGTGTCTGACTTGCAGAGAGATGAGGACAGCTCTCTTATAGAAGAGCTGAGAGCCCAGCTGCTTCAGAAGGAGAGGGAGCTGCAGATGATGAAGGAAGGAGCAGAGGAGCTCCACTCACTCAGACAGCAGAACTACTTACTGCAAAGCAAGGTGCACACTCACTGccctttcaaaacaaaacactgatggGACTATGGATGATTGACATTCAGGATGCCTAATTTTTACTTGTAAGGTTGTAAGGGTTAATATTCAGTTGTGACTGTAGTGCCACTCTCACAGCTCCCTCATTAGGCTCAAGACAATGTGTTGTGCAGTAACAGTAGTGTGGATGTCACTATGTACAGCTATGCAAAGTACATGACTGTCTTTCcattcttttaaataaatactagGCCGCATGGTATATCATTCATGATCATCATCATGATATGTTCCTCTGCAATAGTCACACCGCAGTGATGTGATGTCGAGTAGGCATGCTTTAGCCTGTAACATACTTCAAACATGTACACAGGCACACAGCAAGCCTATGAAAATAGTCAACTGAAGGGCATCTGATTAATCGGTTGGCCAGCGAATCCCGACAGTTTTTAACATAATCAACTGGCCGAAGGCTGAGCATATTAAGGCCTATAACAGACGGATCCATCCACAAGCAGCAGATTGTCTTTGTGGAACATGTGTGAAAATGCCCCTTGTGACAGTACCCTTCAGATTCTGTGGtttaagtttgctatttggttgacagcacaagGAGGGGCAGAGCAGGATGTAGTCAGCAGAAAGACCACTGGGCATAAGGCCCTGTCTAAATGTTACATTCTGCTTAGGAGATGCACACCCCTAAAAGTCAAATCCTAAAACTGACCAacttttagacagaaaatgtgaaaagacaGTGAAGGAAAATTAACCCAAAATATcagccaaaaaaataaataaatggcatCACATATCAGCCATCAGgtgccctgatttctaaaaatcAATATTGCCATCGGCCAAAGAAAAACGCGTATCAGTCTGCCTCtacctatccccgacccgaaggcgcagggaaacaaCCCTTTCattctggggggaaaactctaacacgtggcggctgagctggggagctatgagcaaaCCCACACCAGTTCGCCGcctctcaccgcgagcaactcctTGAGtggaagagagtccagcccctctcaaggagctgggttccagagcccaggcagtgcgtggaggtgagcccgactatctctagtcggtagtgctcgacctcccgcacaagctcaggctccttcccccccagtgaagtgacattccatgtccctagaaccagtttcagcatccagggatcagGTCGCCAAGGTCCCcatcctcgaccactgcccagTCCGCTAGGCACcagacttgtttttatttaattttaatttagaatattttgtatattacaatagtttaactaaattacacttaaattaaacccaatatatgtTAGTCGACTAAAGCTACAGTGGATTTAGTctactaaaactaaaacaaagcagatgactactaaaactaaaattgcattttagtcaaaagactaaaactaaattaaaatctttttaaaaaatgttcttcttcttcacaatatattgcagaaaaaaaaaacactgcaatgtTTTCATAAATTCTTAAGGttgagaaagaagaaaaaggataCAACCAAGGTAGTAGTTAAAATGCTGACAGTATAGTGGCAATATTGGTTGCAGACCCATGTATTAGTTACAATTACAATTTACATTGTAAATAGTGACATTTAATCACAAGAcactgagcccggttctgctggaggtttttttcttccgttaaagggagttttttcctctccactgtcgccaagtgcttgctcataagggaattgttgggtttttagttttagtttttgtaaagtgccttgagatgatttgtattgtgatttggcgctatacaaataaaattgaataaaattgaattgaattgaattgaattgaagacaGTGTGAGCCTAAAAGTGATGCAAGCCGAGCTGCCCTGACTAAGAAATAATCACTTGTACCTATTGTTAGCTCTGCTTGAAAGGTGTGCGTtactctgctgtgctgctgtctcTAGAAAAGACTAGGTGAACTTTGCTGTTTTAATGCTTTAGATAAATGAATTATTCAGTTACTGTCCAAACCCTGTGGACATCAAACAAATCTCTGTaagaaaaaatagaagaaaaaaaaagtaactcgTAATGCAGCTGTGACACTGCTGTAGGCTTAAAGTAGGCTTGGTCTGGCCTGTGTGATGGTAGTGCATGTAAATAAACTATGTTGTTTAAGGTTTGCAAATGGTCGGCATTGAAGGACTCCAGATGTAATAAAAGAGCTGAACATCCCAGTGGTGGATCAATTTATAGTGAATAAACTGtttgattaattatttatttatttatgctttttagCTGCGAAGTGCTGAAGAAGAAAGTCAAAAGACGAGATGGCCCGAGGCCACTGACTCTGCAGTAGAGGAAAAATTCCAACACATtgataaagaaatgaaagagcAGGAGACACTCATAAAAGGTTACCAGCAGGTTTGTTTCCCTGAGCTTTCTTACTGTGAGTTTCCTCACTCGTTCATTTTTGTCCTTAATTTGTATTTCTATTTGACATCATTTTATCACATTTGCTCTGAAAATCTACTGAATCTCCAAGCTCTAGCACTCgattctgtgtttctgtccattttgtgttttaaaagatGTACTTAGAATGCGAGTGATCAAATGTGTGACCAGAATTTGGTCTTACTGAGAATTTTTGACCTGGTTGGTCTGATTTACTATTCTGAGACTTAAAAAAAGGGGTTCAGACTGAAACATTACTGCAGTGGGGTCACTGCCAAGTACAATGGGAAGATGAAGTTATTGCATGGACACAAATTTATCTTGCCTCTATGCTGTGTCAAAAATCACTCCCAAATTTGTGAAAGGTATCATTTACATGAAGATATAAAAAATGTAGCATCTAGTAAATACACTATAATACGTTTGTGGTCTGTGAATAGCTTCCATTGTGCAGTATCACAGGTAGACATCATAACAAATCTGTATTAGGTTTTTAATCAAACTAAAGAATGATGGCACTACACTATTCATCTCAATTGCATAATGTATactttatctttcattttttttcttttaatgataatatttttaaaattaaatcacaGTTAAAAGTACTGTTTTTCATGTACAGGAGAATGAGAAGCTGTACTTGCAGATGAAGGCCCATCAGGCCAAGAGTAAAGCAAATGAGGAGGCCATGTTTAATGAAAACCAGAGGCTGCTGAATGAACTGGCTTTCACAAGGTGGGTTCAGTATTGGTGTGTGCATCAGAGGTGTGACCTATTTTTAAATAGATTATTGCTATTACATGTCCATTTACAGTTCATGTTGGCAACTTATGAAACCACAcgattttattgttttttgtttgtttctttttttatgtaggtcttttttcttttttaaatgtcaatttccatgtttttttaaattctcaaatgcatttttttttatcttgaccAGGGAGCAGCTGAATAAAACCCCCAGGCCTGTGGGTAATGTCCCTTTAATTGATCACACTCAACGCATTACAGATTTGTTAgctcaaataaacacatttcaggTAAGTATCACTGTCAATGAAATACAGATAAAGGTCTGTTTCAATTCCCTCACTGTTCATTAAAACTTCCCATGTGTCTGTGCGCAGAGAAATGAGGCTAAGCTATCTGAGGAGATTCACAGATTGAAGCAAGAAAAGCAGTGTCTGGAGGTAGACCTACAGCTaatgaagaaagagagagacctGGCTAAAGCCCAGGTCATCTCCACATCAGGTAAGACTGGATAGAGAACAGTGCTAGTGGTGGAATTTCAATACAGAGACCACTGAAAACCTAGAAATGTAAAGATTAGAGGCCGCTCCAAATTTTTACCAGCCCTTTACAATGCATGTTATCTTTGGATAATATGTATCTATTCTGAATATGTCAGGTGATAAGACTTTTGAGATGTGTGTATTGGAAGACAAGCACAGAGAGGAAGTTTCAGCCCTGaaaaagaagctgcagtggTTTGCTGAGAACCAGGAGCTGCTGGACAGAGATGCCAGCAGACTGAAGGCTGCTACAGCAGAGATACATCAACTAAGAGAGCAGGTGAGTATCTGCTACCTTATATACTGCTGCCATTACAGGACAGCTCCATTTGGCAAAGTAGGAAGGAAGTCTTCCCTAGTTGAACAATCCATTTATGTAACACAAATGCCTTGAAATCTTTCACTTCACTAAGAAACACTGCATTTTAGTCCCCTAAccaaatacagtatgttgattCCCTAAATCTGAATTACCCCTGGATAGAAATATTCATGACATCAATACATCTGCActgcagcagtaacagtatgGCCTGCACTACCCTCATTGTTCTAGCCTTACTATAGCATGCCTTTGTTCACTCCATCTCTTTTTCAAAGTCTAAATGTGAGTCAGGTAAGAGTTATGTACTAAGCTCTCCGTACTGCTTGGTGTGGATTTCTATTTTTAGGCTTTCACAGTGTACCCAGATCAGAAAGAGGGATGTTTTTTGGTCTATAAGAAAAAATTCCTAGATTTTCTCTGCTAAAGACTGCATTTCTGTTACAGTGAACACCATATGTGCAGTGTACTTGAACCAGAATGAACTAACAGCATAGTAAACTTATATAAGTGACTAAATCAGGTGGGTGTAGTGttaaattacacattaaaagTCTTTAATAATTGAATAAATTGTTCTTTACTGTAAGTTCATATGCTGATGCCACCAAGACAACCATCCTTTCACATTCAAAAGTTTTCTGAGCACTACCTGACAATAGAAACACTGCCACATTGTACGTTTTAGttacattgttgttgtttagagAACAATTTAGTGTTGCGTACTGTGTTGCAAATAACATTTTACCTTAATTTCAggttgacaaactgaaaatggaAGTGAgcaaaagaagcagcagcagtcagctgAGAAAGGCCAAAGACAAATCCGCAGACACAAAGAGAATGCAGGACCTTGAGCGACAGGTATCTCACACAAACAAGCAAGCTAACTAATCAAATGTGTCACCCCCAACTCGCTTTCACCACTTTCTGCCTCTTCACCCTTCACTTTCTGCCTTCACTAGGTGAAGGAGCTGGAGCACATATTAAGACATAGAAACCCAAACTCCCTGCCTGCTCTGATCTATGCTGCAGCTAGTGCTGGTGATCAGAGGGATGTGGTTGCTGCTACATCTCCGCCCAGCCGGATCACTGCTCTGCTGGAGCGCAGGATTCAGCGCttggaggcagagctggagaacCACGATGAGGAGGCCAAACACAGTCTCAGGGCCATGGAACAACAGTTCCACAGGATCAAGGTGCAACTGAAGTCAATACAGCATTTGATCAGCTTATAATACTGACAATACTGATGTAACAACTGGTCAGCATTTATATAACCATTAAAAGTACATAGATAAAAATATATGCAGGTGTATATTATACggtggcttcagaaagtattctgACTCATTCAGTCtgtcaaaatacacaaacatagtttctcttttttcttttctactggTTTCTCTCTTTACTCTGTCTACAAGGCATATACCAACAAATAAACTTAAATCTGTCTTTATGGATTGGTAATTTCTGGGTGCTTCTTATCGTCCAAAGTAGTGCATCCTTATGAATAAAACAGTCACCTTAACAAATGATTTGGCACTGGGGAACTTATTGGTATACAGTCTTTTACAGTAAAGCATGGGTGTACCCCAGATTGTCTTGTGTGTAAATCTGTAATGAAAACCAGCCCTTTTCACTAATTTTAGAACTCATTTATGTCTGAATGTCCTTTTATTGAGCTGTTTTTAAGTCATGTCTGGCTAATATAAACAAAAACGTTCACAATATTAAGTGCCTTAACGTGAAATTCTAAAAGAGAATGACACTTCTtacaatgtgtgttttttgtgctttgtgtagCTCCGCTATGAGCAGCAGATCTCTGAgttggagcagcagctgcaacagAAAGAGCAGCTTGATGTAACAAGCTCAGCAGCTGGGAACAACCCATGGATGACTCAGGTTCAGACTCTGCAGGAAGAGCTACAGCAGCTTAAGGAGACCCatcaggagagagaaaagggactTTGTGACCAGATTgactttctgcagcagcagcttaaaCAAAAGGTCAGTACAGCAGTTACTAaggtttttaaaacacaaaaaccatttCTTTGCTTTGAACTTATGACATGCAATCACAAGCTTATCTCTCGTGATTTTGAAATTATAGACAGAAATGTTACTTCTTTTAAATCCAGTCTGCCTGTACAAATTGATGTAAACCCCTCTCCCTTCAGCCCCAGCCAAGCCCAGGCCGACACCAGCGTCAAGCTGAGGCAGCGTTTGGTGCTAGGATAGAGCGCTTGAACCAAGAACTCGCAACCAAGACACGAACCATCCAGGAGCTGAATCGCACTGTGGAGAGACtgcagaaggagaggaggagcatGCTGTCTGTCCCCAGCCCACGACCAGAAACCTGTTCTGCTGAGGCCAAACGACAACCAGACCTAACGATTAGAGGGGAAGAAATGTTTCCAGTTGCTCAGTATGAGAAGACCTACCAGCCCACTGTCTTTACAGGTGTGAACATAGACAGTTTGTCATGGTTTActtttttcaaaatgattaGATGAATGCTAATATATGCTGTGTGATATCCAAAAAGATGCATAACAACAATGGCTGAATGAAGCAGTTCTTGTTTCCACTCTCCTAAACCCACTGGAACTCTCCAGTTCTTGAGGCAAACCTAAACTAAATTTCAGATGATGTGTAATGTATTGAAATTGTGATCATTTCACGTCTCTCCTCATAATCCATATATGTCTCATTGATAAAAGGAAGTACGTTTCCAGAGAGGTGTGTTTGCATCAACTAAAGAAAACGCACCTCCctatttgtattattttctacaCAGAAGTCCATTGTATTAACCCACTTGTTTCAGTAGAACTGATGGCTTATTAGCTTCAGAAAGTTGTTACTAAACCTTGTAATAGCAGACGTGTCAGTTGTACAAACCCAAACACCTATGACATCAGGACAAGACCAAGGTAATACATTAACTGTCAAGCCCAGACTTGAGCACTCTAGTTCTGTTAAAAGAGATGAAAGTGGCCAGTTGGCTGTCCAATAAAGGGATAAGTCTTGACAACATCCACAGCTTGTCATCTACAACTTTATGGGACTTAAAAAACTATCCGAATGCTTTACATGTATTGGCAGCATATACCTTTCATCTGACCTAGAATAGATGGATTCCTTTTACTTAAATTATGTGGAGCCAGTGCACAATTTAAAAGGATAGGTTCAGAGAGCAATTATAGCATCCAGGAACCTTTTCAATACTCACAGAGCAATGACAGTAGtgtttttatacaaaataataGTGTAAATATCCTTATATGGTACTTTAATAATGGTACAACAACACAAAATGcatattttcctttattttcccCACAGAGCATACCAAGTACATGTATGTTACTAATATTTCTGTACTCCATTTCGGTTATGTATACCATGCCTGGGGGTGCCACATTTGTGCTATATTATATGCTATAGCTGAAGGcattagaaaatatttgaaaactcCATTGCAATGTTGCATCCTTTTGACAGGGAGTCATATCATAGACGTTCAGCAGGAGAATGAGGTTCTGAGGCAGCGTCTGGagcttctgcagctgcagagtgAACGGGAGAAGGAGGCATTGCAGGCTGATGCTGTACAAGCCAAGGAGGAGCTGGGCAGGTCCGTGTATGTGTACGaacatattaacatttaatgCATTTCTCTGCATGAATGTGAGTGAACAacaaaatgtgatgtgattATTTAGACTGAAAGAGCACCTTGCAGAGCAGTTATCCACTATGAAGGCAGAGCACCTCAGGAAGCTGGACCAGTTGCATGCCACCTATGCCCTGGAACACTCATCCTCAAAGCTTGCTGAAGTGACCAATAAGCTCAACACTCAGGAGGTATGGGCTCACTAGCCAACCTGTCTCATGTCATCAGGTAGTCCCgaaaatgtttctgttgctttaaACTTTACAATTACCTGCAGATAATGGTGAAACATTTGCAAGACCAGCTAAAAGAGCTACAGGGAGTTAAAAATGCACTGGCAATTTCCCAGACTCGAGAGGATGCTTTACAGACGCAGGTGAGATGGTGAAGGTTACATGATgggttttgcatttttttctgcttatgTCTGCTGTAACATTGGCAATAAAAATGTGAtcccaaattttaaaaaatccagaacacaaacaaatgaaaactgtgGCTTCCATTCCAGCAGTGACATAAAGATATCCAAATATTTAGCTATAGTTCTGCTGTCCTCCCAGCTAGCTTTCATTCCACTGGCATCATCAGTTACTTTGGGAAACTAATGTCCCTGGGGTTTATTTCTAGATAAACTGATATCTGTCACAGTAAGGCTGATCACATTCACCTTAATGATGATAAAATACTAATATTTTCACCTTAATGTTACCTTGTCTGTAGTTGACCAGACTGCTGAAGGAGCTGAAAGAAGCTAAAGAAGCTCAGAGCCCAGAGGTGAAATTGCTGTGTAGTTTGGAGAGGAAAATCCTCAATATGGAGGTCAGACatcaacacagagagaaagaactgcagcaggtaatatatttatataaagttaatgtttttttgttgtttgttttttttggggggggggctgtTAAAAGCCAAACTTTGATTCtgacattttgcatttgtgcaAAACTGTGCCTGCAGGTGATTGGTGGGTCGTGGCAGACTCTGGAGGCTAATCAACAGTCAGAGGTGGAGCGTTGGAGGCATCTGGCACAGGACAAGAGCAGAGAGCTGGAGGCTTTCCGTCTGGAACTTGACACAATCCTAGATATCCTGAGACACCTCCAAAGTCAAGGTGTGGTCTTTTCTACTCCTGACCCCCTTGTACCCCATCTCACCCAGAGTTGATGTGCACACAAGATTTTACTCATGGATGTCAATGAAAGCCAACGATAGGAATGAATTCAGGTGAAGGGCTTTCAGTTGATAAGTAGTTGAATGAATACAGGTCAACATATCTGAGATGGACAATGCTCTGTTCCAGATAAATAGTTGCCCTAATATCAGCAATGTTAAGGCACCCACGATAATTTAGATGAAAACACAGAATGTCTTTATACAAATACTGCACTTATTTCTTTCCATTTACATATTTATCTCTAGCTTCTATGTTTGCATGACCtaaattactgtaatttatttaaagtgcagtgaaaatattttaaattaaatatattttttcaagtCTTGTTTAACTGTGATAAATTGTATTACTCCTTCATCTACTCTGAACCACTGGCGGTGCTGGAGTCAGttccagctgacactgggctgATTATACTACAAAtctccagtctatcacagagacatatactcacattcacacctaatAAGAGTTTAAGTCAATCgaacctgcatgtctttggactgttggaggaagctggagtacttAGAGAACCCACtgaggcacagggagaacatgcaaactccacacagaatggCCCTAGTTCACCAGCAGGTTCAAACCTAGAACTCTCTCTGGTATCTTCTGTGATGCTTAATATCATATCAGTGCTATAACAAATGTACAACAGGTGCTCAACAGCTAAAATGCATGTCTAATAAAGGGACACACTGAGGTTTGATACTGTAAAATGATGGAAAACTAACACAGTTTAAAATTGCTGCAGTAgaggacatacagtatgtgtggtatttaacatttacagcagTAATCTTATGGTGAAGACCCAATATGCCACTGTAGCACTGTTTTACAACAGCAATGTTCAAACATCCAATCAACTGTGGTGAGGATTTTTTTAAGACACTGAGCAGCGAGGCACAAGTTTATTTCGTGTTTATGGTTGCCACCTTGTTGAAGTGACGTGAGCAGGTGAAGATCTGAATGTTTTCAGGGGAATTGAAGAAACAAAGTAGTGAAACTGCTGCTGGGGATAACCAAAGTGGTGTTGATCATGAGAGCAAAACCGATTTACCCTCACAAGCTGGCCAAATGTTTCCACATCCTTAAAGGTCCCCTATTATGTTGGACATTTATATGGCTGACACAAACAAGCACGGTAACGAATGCGCCACCTCctttatttttcaatattatttttttttttttttttttttttttttaagagcagTCGTGAAACGATAGGTTTTCCACTTCCTTCTCTTCTATACGTATACAAGAGGCAAGTCCCTCCTCTGGCTCTGCCCAAACACCGCCCCCTGGCAAACCGCTACCAAAACTGTGCTGTCCGCCATTATTGAACACTGGCTCTGGTACCGAGAGGGTAAACACAAAGCTGCTTTGGTGTTAACTGGAACAACAGGAGTCTGTTCTCACTACCATAAGCACAAGACAAGAAGCCACAGTGGATTACTTTCATTTACAGCAGCgagtttatatatattttatttctgttttcttataaCATCGACATGTTGAAATTAGCCACATTAGCTGCGTAGTTAGCGCTAATGCTGCCCAGCTAACATACTCTGGTTACTAATAGTCTCGTTTTACAATGAAACAGGAGAATTTTCTTGTGGTGGGGTGCAAGATCCCTCCTGGATGCTTTTTCTCCTTTCAGGTTAGAACATGTAGCAGGTGGAACTGTTGTTTTGGTGTCAAAGCATCCCGAAATCATTTTAGGCACGTAGCTAACGTTACCACAACGAATTCTCATTTGACTTGACGTGGAGGTTTGTGGAGAAGTATCTCAGCCATGTCTGTatcttttcaaaaaaaaaagaaaaacatgcgGCATTTCCGAAACCAACAGGACAATGGTGGCCAATGTGAACGATTCACCACCAAAATCCAAGACGAGGAAATATGTTGACGTGTATTAGTCTTCGATTCACAGCGAATGTGGTAGGTGATGCAGGAAGATCACTCTGTGTGTTATGTCTCAAAACTCTGGCAGCAGACAGTATGAAACCTAATAAATTGAAGAGACACTTAGAGACCTTAAACCTCTGTCACATCAGTAAGCCACTCGAGTTTTTTGCAATAACAGTCTCACTACAGCTACTAATACCAAGATACAGTGACTTCACCCTGCATTATTATATTTGCATTACCTCTGCTTGTTTTGCACAGCTTGCCCAGGGCTGGGCAATAAACCGATTTTATCGATTAACTCAAATGTGTAGTTGACATCGGCTTATTTGAATGAAAATcggttttctctttaacatctACCGATATTCCTCTCTGGGTTCAGCCCCTCCCCCGCACACGTTTTCCATATTAGAGATACACGAACAACATGGCAGCAAGCAGGGAAGAACTCGTTCCCAAGAAAGGCACGGTGTCATCCGTAATTTGGAACTGGTTCGGTTTTGCGGCGCTCGGACACAGAACACACAACACCCCGCTGCAAAGTGTGTTCTGGCACTTACAAAGGTAGTAGTACAAGcaatttactgcagcacctcaaaCAGAGGCATGCTGCCGAGTTGCGCTCTACGAATTGAATAAGACCGCAGCAGCACAAGCACACCATGTAGGCAAAAATCGATTAAAAAAGttgattaaaattttaaaatatataaactatGAAAATATTCATGTGTCTGCAAAATACttatttaaatatgatttacataaaaatctaatatgAACATAAGTCATTGCTAATTTGctaataaataaagttttatatcTGAAGTTATAAAGTTTGCACTGTTTGGGCAACCATAATCACCATCACACTGAggcaaaaatgacatttgacatCTGTGACAGCACCCCACAGATCAGACAAataacattgtttttgtcttattttacttttttttttttaaggatcaTGACATGATAAACAGTAAATCTTTGTAAACTTTGAAAACTGAAAGAACTGTATATTTAACAAAAGAAGATTCAAGTGATTTCTGGTTCCTTGAACATAATGTtaatatattagtatattatatattagcTATATTAAGTTAACCCTGTAAAGTT is a window encoding:
- the cep162 gene encoding centrosomal protein of 162 kDa isoform X3, with amino-acid sequence MSHRLTQEDQDKQFELFLKESISDDSVDLGGSDKQPLAKGSQKSAQKPTVSWWQDDNELSSRGTGEETTKSRFIKAKKSQPETEGERLLGSGKSLRNSQTIREEDENPGVNRLNKEGLEGRGNTESEAVNVISMGLDTLEEEEEKARFFAQFEAEASSTIDYSKLNQELDLSTSTTVTSLRDGYFLSRKTEKAVELSEDDHSQVRVTETLRTYPGSPQYSDDFENEENGKEPLKEKSKMSPILAKVSLYDSLDDTGGEESRKDKLGLLEKDMSYVQSGGSEMEALHEAYKQIHVAEDLDDHNHLYIPVEEKIHRPVSPSSPPHHARQSLQPASTNESEIPTAEELMRPIRLDKDHIRGFTLQPVSAVELDQGKTSCTFGRPFPDLTITESQLKQPEKADSVAGIKGLKRPTQKPPNHDLTWSITEEVDRLMQDHNNSSYTTGKVKKQLATRISSISQPSASSVRKTTVASVRGRKVQGRTAMTSRSTGISSSTAATAKTQSSISRSLPHSVKGKPTHSNEKDDYTAESGLNVSSELVASVQSLVAVLQQQIDPSSYQGNTHAQDVRGPQQTRPTYLPKNSRDEDSSLIEELRAQLLQKERELQMMKEGAEELHSLRQQNYLLQSKLRSAEEESQKTRWPEATDSAVEEKFQHIDKEMKEQETLIKGYQQENEKLYLQMKAHQAKSKANEEAMFNENQRLLNELAFTREQLNKTPRPVGNVPLIDHTQRITDLLAQINTFQRNEAKLSEEIHRLKQEKQCLEVDLQLMKKERDLAKAQVISTSGDKTFEMCVLEDKHREEVSALKKKLQWFAENQELLDRDASRLKAATAEIHQLREQVDKLKMEVSKRSSSSQLRKAKDKSADTKRMQDLERQVKELEHILRHRNPNSLPALIYAAASAGDQRDVVAATSPPSRITALLERRIQRLEAELENHDEEAKHSLRAMEQQFHRIKLRYEQQISELEQQLQQKEQLDVTSSAAGNNPWMTQVQTLQEELQQLKETHQEREKGLCDQIDFLQQQLKQKPQPSPGRHQRQAEAAFGARIERLNQELATKTRTIQELNRTVERLQKERRSMLSVPSPRPETCSAEAKRQPDLTIRGEEMFPVAQYEKTYQPTVFTGSHIIDVQQENEVLRQRLELLQLQSEREKEALQADAVQAKEELGRLKEHLAEQLSTMKAEHLRKLDQLHATYALEHSSSKLAEVTNKLNTQEIMVKHLQDQLKELQGVKNALAISQTREDALQTQLTRLLKELKEAKEAQSPEVKLLCSLERKILNMEVRHQHREKELQQVIGGSWQTLEANQQSEVERWRHLAQDKSRELEAFRLELDTILDILRHLQSQGVVFSTPDPLVPHLTQS
- the cep162 gene encoding centrosomal protein of 162 kDa isoform X5, with the translated sequence MKQLKDTHRYRVSEVSQTVERHRTLTGDSGSDTLSSFTHENLQCASGESNPHPDDTPPASTYSHSQGDSEDGLLGSGKSLRNSQTIREEDENPGVNRLNKEGLEGRGNTESEAVNVISMGLDTLEEEEEKARFFAQFEAEASSTIDYSKLNQELDLSTSTTVTSLRDGYFLSRKTEKAVELSEDDHSQVRVTETLRTYPGSPQYSDDFENEENGKEPLKEKSKMSPILAKVSLYDSLDDTGGEESRKDKLGLLEKDMSYVQSGGSEMEALHEAYKQIHVAEDLDDHNHLYIPVEEKIHRPVSPSSPPHHARQSLQPASTNESEIPTAEELMRPIRLDKDHIRGFTLQPVSAVELDQGKTSCTFGRPFPDLTITESQLKQPEKADSVAGIKGLKRPTQKPPNHDLTWSITEEVDRLMQDHNNSSYTTGKVKKQLATRISSISQPSASSVRKTTVASVRGRKVQGRTAMTSRSTGISSSTAATAKTQSSISRSLPHSVKGKPTHSNEKDDYTAESGLNVSSELVASVQSLVAVLQQQIDPSSYQGNTHAQDVRGPQQTRPTYLPKNSRDEDSSLIEELRAQLLQKERELQMMKEGAEELHSLRQQNYLLQSKLRSAEEESQKTRWPEATDSAVEEKFQHIDKEMKEQETLIKGYQQENEKLYLQMKAHQAKSKANEEAMFNENQRLLNELAFTREQLNKTPRPVGNVPLIDHTQRITDLLAQINTFQRNEAKLSEEIHRLKQEKQCLEVDLQLMKKERDLAKAQVISTSGDKTFEMCVLEDKHREEVSALKKKLQWFAENQELLDRDASRLKAATAEIHQLREQVDKLKMEVSKRSSSSQLRKAKDKSADTKRMQDLERQVKELEHILRHRNPNSLPALIYAAASAGDQRDVVAATSPPSRITALLERRIQRLEAELENHDEEAKHSLRAMEQQFHRIKLRYEQQISELEQQLQQKEQLDVTSSAAGNNPWMTQVQTLQEELQQLKETHQEREKGLCDQIDFLQQQLKQKPQPSPGRHQRQAEAAFGARIERLNQELATKTRTIQELNRTVERLQKERRSMLSVPSPRPETCSAEAKRQPDLTIRGEEMFPVAQYEKTYQPTVFTGSHIIDVQQENEVLRQRLELLQLQSEREKEALQADAVQAKEELGRLKEHLAEQLSTMKAEHLRKLDQLHATYALEHSSSKLAEVTNKLNTQEIMVKHLQDQLKELQGVKNALAISQTREDALQTQLTRLLKELKEAKEAQSPEVKLLCSLERKILNMEVRHQHREKELQQVIGGSWQTLEANQQSEVERWRHLAQDKSRELEAFRLELDTILDILRHLQSQGVVFSTPDPLVPHLTQS